A genomic stretch from Empedobacter stercoris includes:
- a CDS encoding RNA polymerase sigma factor: protein MDNKAKIFTELIEKNQGIIHKVCRIYTDDKDSHDDLFQEIVLQLWRSYDSFKGDSKFSTWMYRVSLNTAITLIRKKSKSNETDLNETHFIHLKSEEKDEFLEERITLLYAAIRLLNDVERALVLLFLEDLPYKDIAETLGISEVNARVKMNRVKIKLKEIMSKMEQ, encoded by the coding sequence TTGGACAATAAAGCAAAAATTTTCACTGAATTAATCGAGAAAAATCAAGGAATAATCCACAAGGTTTGTCGTATTTATACAGACGACAAAGACTCTCATGACGATTTATTTCAAGAAATTGTTTTGCAATTATGGCGTTCATACGATTCATTTAAAGGCGATTCTAAATTTAGCACATGGATGTATCGGGTTAGTTTGAATACCGCTATTACTTTAATTAGAAAGAAATCAAAATCAAACGAAACTGACCTAAACGAAACGCATTTTATTCATTTAAAGTCAGAAGAAAAAGACGAATTCTTAGAAGAACGCATCACCCTATTGTATGCTGCTATTCGTCTATTAAATGATGTAGAAAGAGCTTTAGTTCTCCTCTTTTTAGAAGATTTACCTTATAAAGATATTGCCGAAACTTTAGGAATTTCAGAAGTGAATGCGCGTGTAAAAATGAATCGTGTGAAGATTAAATTAAAAGAAATAATGTCTAAAATGGAACAATAA
- a CDS encoding fumarate reductase/succinate dehydrogenase flavoprotein subunit: MSILDSKSPQGDIAKQWSEHKAHLNLVAPNNRDKIDVIVVGTGLAGGSAAATLAELGYKVKAFCYQDSPRRAHSIAAQGGINAAKNYKGDNDSIYRLFYDTIKGGDYRARESNVYRLAEVSGNIIDQCVMQGVPFARDYGGLLDNRSFGGVQVSRTFYAKGQTGQQLLLGAYSAMNQQIHLGHIQMYNRHEMLDIVLVDGKARGIIARNLITGEIERHSAHAVVIATGGYGNVYFLSSNAMGSNVTSAWKIHKKGALFANPCYVQIHPTCIPIHGTNQSKLTLMSESLRNSGRIWVPKKKEDAEAIRAGKKKAVDIKEEDRDYYLERRYPAFGNLVPRDVASRAAKERCDAGYGIEANETGEGVYLDFTDEIKKKGREVAFANGDQNPSDAEIEKLGKKWIEEKYGNLFQMYYKITDENPYENPMRIYPAIHYTMGGVWVDYNLQSTIPGCFVVGEANFSDHGANRLGASALMQGLADGYFVLPYTIADYLSADIRTGKIPTDTPEFDEAEKAVKDQIQHFLNNKGTKTVDSFHKRLGIIMWNKVGMARNAEGLKEAIAEIAALREEFYRDVKVPGEANEMNTELEKAGRVADFLELGQLMAIDALNRNESCGGHFREEYQTEEGEAMRDDENYAYVAAWEYKGSDINAEVLHKEELNYKYIELKTRSYK; the protein is encoded by the coding sequence ATGAGTATATTAGATTCTAAATCTCCACAAGGAGATATCGCAAAACAATGGAGCGAACACAAAGCTCACTTAAACTTAGTGGCTCCAAATAACCGTGATAAAATTGATGTTATTGTAGTTGGTACAGGTTTAGCTGGAGGTTCTGCTGCTGCTACTTTAGCAGAGTTAGGATACAAAGTGAAAGCTTTTTGTTACCAAGATTCTCCACGTCGTGCTCACTCTATTGCTGCACAAGGAGGGATCAATGCTGCTAAAAACTATAAAGGAGATAACGACTCTATCTACCGTTTATTTTACGATACAATCAAAGGAGGTGATTACCGTGCTCGTGAGTCTAACGTTTATCGTTTAGCAGAGGTTTCAGGTAATATCATCGACCAATGTGTAATGCAAGGGGTACCTTTTGCACGTGATTACGGTGGTTTATTAGATAATCGTTCTTTTGGTGGGGTACAAGTATCTCGTACTTTCTATGCGAAAGGTCAAACAGGACAACAATTATTATTAGGTGCTTATTCAGCAATGAATCAGCAAATTCACTTAGGGCACATCCAAATGTATAATCGTCACGAAATGTTAGACATTGTACTTGTAGATGGAAAAGCTCGTGGTATTATTGCTCGTAATTTAATTACTGGTGAAATCGAAAGACATTCTGCACACGCAGTAGTTATTGCAACTGGTGGATATGGAAACGTATATTTCTTGTCTTCTAATGCAATGGGGTCTAACGTAACTTCTGCTTGGAAAATTCATAAAAAAGGTGCTTTGTTTGCTAACCCATGTTATGTACAAATTCACCCTACTTGTATTCCAATTCACGGTACAAATCAATCAAAATTAACGTTGATGTCTGAATCTTTACGTAACTCTGGTCGTATCTGGGTTCCTAAAAAGAAAGAAGACGCTGAGGCGATTCGTGCTGGTAAGAAGAAAGCAGTCGATATCAAAGAAGAAGATAGAGATTACTATTTAGAAAGACGTTATCCTGCATTCGGTAACTTAGTTCCTCGTGACGTTGCGTCTCGTGCTGCTAAAGAGCGTTGTGATGCTGGTTACGGTATTGAAGCAAACGAAACAGGAGAAGGAGTTTACTTAGATTTTACAGATGAAATTAAGAAAAAAGGTCGTGAAGTTGCATTTGCAAACGGTGATCAAAATCCATCAGATGCTGAAATTGAAAAATTAGGTAAAAAATGGATTGAAGAGAAATATGGTAACTTATTCCAAATGTATTATAAAATTACAGATGAGAATCCATATGAGAATCCAATGCGTATCTATCCTGCAATTCACTATACAATGGGTGGTGTTTGGGTTGATTACAACTTACAATCAACAATCCCTGGATGTTTCGTAGTTGGAGAGGCTAACTTCTCTGATCACGGAGCTAACCGTTTAGGAGCTTCTGCCTTAATGCAAGGTTTAGCAGATGGTTATTTCGTTTTACCTTACACTATAGCAGATTATTTATCAGCTGATATTCGTACAGGGAAAATCCCAACAGATACACCTGAATTTGATGAAGCAGAGAAAGCTGTAAAAGATCAAATTCAACACTTCTTAAACAATAAAGGAACTAAGACAGTAGATAGTTTCCATAAACGTTTAGGAATCATTATGTGGAACAAAGTAGGTATGGCACGTAACGCAGAAGGTTTAAAAGAAGCGATTGCTGAAATTGCTGCTTTACGTGAAGAATTCTACCGTGACGTGAAAGTGCCTGGTGAGGCTAACGAAATGAATACTGAGTTAGAAAAAGCAGGACGTGTAGCTGACTTCCTTGAATTAGGACAGTTAATGGCTATAGACGCACTTAACCGTAACGAATCGTGTGGTGGACACTTCCGTGAAGAGTATCAAACAGAAGAAGGAGAGGCTATGCGTGATGATGAAAACTATGCTTATGTTGCTGCTTGGGAATACAAAGGAAGCGACATTAACGCAGAGGTTTTACACAAAGAAGAGTTGAATTACAAATATATCGAGCTTAAAACTCGTAGTTATAAATAA
- a CDS encoding succinate dehydrogenase cytochrome b subunit produces MANESLLKSSIGRKFAMALSALFLIVFLLQHFVINALSVINPNGFNEVSAFMSNNPFIQYLMQPILLIGVVYHFVMGFVLEAQNKKARGPVAYQKYNGAANATWMSRNMIISGSVILVFLLLHLYDFWVPTIMDHYITPNPEFAQGNYFMDHLGHVFSLEGALGFVRLVIYIVAFVFLSLHLQHGFASAFQSIGAKHSKYTPVIVAFGKWYSILIPAGFIIIAVYHFFVK; encoded by the coding sequence ATGGCAAATGAATCATTACTAAAATCGTCGATTGGTAGGAAGTTCGCGATGGCGCTTTCAGCGTTATTTTTGATCGTGTTCTTGTTACAGCATTTCGTGATTAATGCGTTATCTGTAATTAATCCGAATGGGTTCAATGAAGTTTCGGCTTTCATGAGTAACAACCCTTTTATTCAGTACTTAATGCAACCTATCTTATTAATTGGTGTAGTTTACCACTTTGTAATGGGGTTTGTATTAGAGGCTCAAAACAAGAAAGCTCGTGGACCAGTTGCTTATCAAAAGTATAATGGTGCTGCAAATGCAACTTGGATGTCAAGAAATATGATTATTTCTGGATCTGTAATCTTAGTTTTCTTATTATTACACTTGTATGATTTTTGGGTTCCAACAATCATGGATCACTACATTACTCCAAATCCAGAGTTTGCGCAAGGAAATTACTTTATGGATCATTTAGGTCACGTATTCTCATTAGAAGGTGCTTTAGGGTTTGTAAGATTAGTAATTTACATTGTTGCTTTTGTATTTTTATCATTACACTTACAACATGGTTTTGCTTCTGCATTCCAATCTATTGGTGCAAAACATAGCAAATATACACCTGTAATTGTAGCTTTCGGGAAATGGTATTCTATTTTAATTCCAGCTGGTTTCATTATCATCGCTGTTTACCATTTTTTTGTTAAATAA